A genomic segment from Arcobacter sp. CECT 8986 encodes:
- a CDS encoding relaxase/mobilization nuclease domain-containing protein, giving the protein MLLLDEMELTKEKLKGTPRPKTYRAKKKGEIKQAVVKHLSNLNKQNIDFAMFYIAKHSENFIVKDENGNEVRTQDVLKDWKKNMSDSLKSNEAMHLAFSIDEIKTTNNLEALENSVRDVLKHNFYENKFVYTIHKHQGKPHVHVIINKRSKLTNRKIHFKNKGDVKKFYKNLREEFAENLNHYNDSFNYRTEYVVERDLKYKLLKKTIDDLKKKMNLNSNIIEKAQNTIKNLNEELKDINNRIILNSNENITNIDENNHRKNLKKVKIILNRNKELTRIKKDIEKNIYKQEELIKNTEFIIKEAATKDFVDVEHTLKFFQSKMNKRNMTLSQYFGIEKMSDDFKEMKYFYNIKVNENIKNEKDEIQLLSMTTNAFKINKLYKQVIAREFENKNVLQDKDAAEKIKENKEFLINIFKEREHEVELMIRKTTNIIKRSDDGKLISKKENELSFLNKELEFINNIKDINKDLYRNEIDLEKTFDKFKDKIKSINKKTSIFQLQKIFIEKDYLKEKIKDKEKLEFIEKVNNKIIDLIDTRALQNYKLREFKKDKLKSSETIKDKTKVLNSLEFLKKENETIKKFYDKHITNIDRKVFISKLETKIDNIKKEDSIYKLIDLNKELKFRTKMQDNNEELKYLEQIKSKVKELVDKRAFRNFKSQSSLKEKYKEETVLEEKEKYNNHLAFSKQEGTAIKRVYKDLFTTKDKKELIKDLEDRSKYLNDTKSIYTIDNHYKESKFRKEFNATDNEDKLAIKSIKDDIKLISLLREDKVKRTITYYVDKLNTNITDKEIIETKKSLDYMKQENKDIKKIKQDRNKIKEKDIEIQI; this is encoded by the coding sequence ATGCTACTACTTGATGAGATGGAACTTACTAAAGAAAAATTAAAAGGAACTCCTCGCCCTAAAACATATCGTGCTAAAAAAAAGGGAGAAATAAAACAAGCTGTTGTAAAACACTTATCAAATTTAAATAAACAAAACATTGACTTTGCAATGTTTTATATCGCAAAACATTCTGAAAACTTTATAGTAAAAGATGAAAATGGAAATGAAGTTAGAACACAAGATGTATTAAAAGATTGGAAAAAAAATATGTCTGATAGTTTGAAAAGTAATGAAGCAATGCATTTAGCTTTTAGTATAGATGAAATAAAAACTACAAATAATCTTGAAGCTTTAGAGAATAGTGTTCGTGATGTATTAAAACATAATTTCTATGAAAATAAATTTGTTTATACAATTCATAAACATCAAGGGAAACCACATGTACATGTAATAATAAATAAAAGAAGTAAATTAACTAATAGAAAAATCCATTTTAAAAATAAAGGTGATGTAAAAAAATTTTATAAAAATTTGCGTGAAGAATTTGCAGAGAATTTAAATCATTATAATGATAGCTTTAATTATAGAACAGAATATGTAGTTGAAAGAGATTTAAAATATAAATTACTAAAAAAGACAATAGATGATTTAAAAAAGAAAATGAATTTAAATAGTAATATAATTGAAAAAGCTCAAAATACTATAAAAAATTTAAATGAAGAATTAAAAGATATTAATAATAGAATAATACTAAACTCAAATGAAAACATTACAAATATTGATGAAAATAATCATAGAAAAAATCTAAAAAAAGTAAAAATTATTTTAAATAGAAATAAAGAATTAACAAGAATTAAAAAAGATATTGAAAAAAATATATATAAACAAGAAGAATTAATAAAAAATACTGAGTTTATAATTAAAGAAGCTGCAACAAAAGATTTTGTTGATGTTGAACATACATTAAAATTTTTTCAATCTAAAATGAATAAAAGAAATATGACATTAAGTCAATATTTTGGTATTGAAAAAATGAGTGATGATTTTAAAGAAATGAAATATTTTTATAATATAAAAGTAAATGAAAATATAAAAAATGAAAAAGATGAGATACAACTTCTATCTATGACTACAAATGCATTTAAAATTAATAAACTATATAAACAAGTTATTGCAAGAGAGTTTGAGAATAAAAATGTTTTACAAGATAAGGATGCAGCAGAAAAGATAAAAGAAAATAAAGAGTTCTTAATAAATATTTTTAAAGAACGCGAACATGAAGTTGAATTAATGATAAGAAAAACTACTAATATAATTAAAAGATCAGATGATGGAAAACTTATTTCTAAAAAAGAGAATGAATTATCTTTTTTAAATAAAGAACTGGAGTTTATAAATAACATAAAAGATATAAATAAAGATCTATATAGAAATGAAATAGATTTAGAAAAAACATTTGATAAATTTAAAGATAAAATAAAATCAATAAATAAAAAAACATCAATCTTTCAACTTCAAAAAATCTTTATTGAAAAAGATTATCTAAAAGAAAAGATAAAAGACAAAGAGAAACTAGAGTTTATTGAGAAAGTGAATAATAAGATAATTGATTTAATTGATACAAGAGCATTACAGAACTATAAACTAAGAGAGTTCAAAAAAGATAAATTAAAATCAAGTGAAACAATAAAAGATAAAACAAAAGTTTTAAACTCACTTGAGTTCTTAAAAAAAGAGAATGAAACAATTAAAAAATTCTATGATAAACATATAACAAATATTGATAGAAAAGTGTTTATAAGTAAACTCGAGACAAAGATTGATAATATAAAAAAAGAAGACTCTATCTATAAGCTTATAGATTTAAACAAAGAGTTAAAATTTAGAACAAAAATGCAAGATAACAATGAAGAACTTAAATACCTAGAACAAATAAAGAGTAAAGTAAAAGAACTTGTAGATAAAAGAGCATTTAGAAACTTTAAAAGTCAATCTTCTTTAAAAGAGAAATACAAAGAAGAAACTGTACTTGAAGAAAAAGAGAAGTATAATAATCATCTTGCTTTTTCAAAACAAGAAGGAACTGCAATAAAAAGAGTTTATAAAGATCTATTTACAACTAAAGATAAAAAAGAGTTAATAAAAGACCTAGAAGATAGATCTAAATATTTAAATGATACTAAATCAATTTATACAATTGATAATCACTACAAAGAATCAAAGTTTAGAAAAGAATTTAATGCAACTGATAATGAGGATAAACTTGCAATTAAATCTATAAAAGATGATATAAAACTAATATCATTATTACGAGAAGACAAAGTAAAAAGAACAATAACTTATTATGTGGATAAGTTAAATACAAACATTACAGATAAAGAGATAATAGAAACAAAAAAATCATTAGATTACATGAAACAAGAAAATAAAGATATTAAAAAGATAAAACAGGATAGAAATAAAATAAAAGAAAAAGATATAGAAATACAGATTTAG
- a CDS encoding DEAD/DEAH box helicase, translating into MDKIKLQKLQLMRTLQETNFFKAYQKLVKNDTNLTDNEKFLLLKLAIIFLNYGEIELEKFGYRIILMYSNTFNDYKPLYDISINKGYIPVSKFIEEKYLDIENFNESFHGLLMSSYKENFKHPQAERNIYFSAGQKRLFKFSKNDDDFIVVAPTSYGKSDLIIQKVEDNLDKNICILVPTKSLLAQTRKRLIINPCIRECQNKIVTHPDMLNEESGNIIAVLTQERLLRLLQKHPNLNFDIILIDEAHNLIENDSREILTIQNLKILKKRNNNVKYYYFTPFLVEPKKLKIFKDTELLADKIQEFIKVEKYFVCDLTSNNKMFKVYDQFINKFFDVKSMQMFQNTFKFIDYFAANKNIIYINRPKYIESFSKKINNSIEITEDIKKVQKSLREFLHEDYNLIKTLNNGVIYHHGGMPENIRLYVENAFSKINEIKYVVTTSTLLQGVNIPAEKIFLLDTKKGKGNLNSAQFKNLVGRVCRFSEVFDRENGSLKLLEPKVYIVKSEYSSNNANIENFLKERVKDNKVIIDEIDNPLIKTNLEAQLTEEEIEQVREAEEFQENIEEGTSELENLRIVTSEIAKSCFKNNIHDFDIFENQSQLEENYNNSKNIEPVSTSDRLIFLIAQIFLFRVKLKDEHADNFRRLENDKAKAFYSKFLEWRASGTSYREMINNFLWYWENVKEDSIIYVGTRWGEITSPYQEGSRELYINLSNKSDAQKVNIAILRVKEEQDFVDFNLMPYVEILNDLDLIESNFYDKIKYGTSDTYMIKLLKEGFSIELAKVIRSGNYNDYINLDHDLKLRSGIVQAMQDNNENEILKFEIQYYINE; encoded by the coding sequence ATGGATAAAATAAAATTACAAAAACTACAATTAATGAGAACGCTTCAAGAAACAAATTTTTTTAAAGCATATCAAAAGCTTGTAAAAAATGATACAAATTTAACAGATAATGAAAAGTTCTTATTATTAAAGTTAGCCATAATATTTTTAAATTATGGAGAAATTGAATTAGAAAAATTTGGATATAGAATAATTCTAATGTATTCAAATACATTTAATGATTATAAACCTCTTTATGATATTTCAATTAATAAAGGCTATATACCTGTATCAAAGTTTATTGAAGAAAAATATTTAGATATTGAAAATTTCAATGAAAGTTTTCATGGACTATTAATGTCTTCATATAAAGAAAATTTTAAACATCCACAAGCTGAAAGAAATATTTATTTTTCTGCTGGCCAAAAAAGATTATTTAAATTTTCTAAAAATGATGATGATTTTATAGTTGTTGCACCTACATCCTATGGTAAATCAGATTTGATTATTCAAAAAGTAGAAGATAATTTAGACAAAAATATTTGTATTTTAGTTCCTACTAAATCTCTTCTTGCACAAACAAGAAAAAGACTTATAATAAATCCTTGCATACGGGAATGCCAAAATAAAATAGTTACTCATCCGGATATGTTAAATGAGGAATCAGGTAATATTATTGCTGTTCTAACTCAAGAAAGATTATTAAGACTTTTACAAAAACACCCTAATTTAAATTTTGATATAATATTAATTGATGAAGCCCATAACCTTATTGAAAATGATTCTAGAGAGATTCTTACAATTCAAAATCTTAAAATTTTAAAAAAGAGAAATAATAATGTTAAATACTATTACTTTACTCCTTTTTTAGTTGAACCAAAAAAATTAAAAATATTTAAAGATACTGAATTATTAGCCGATAAAATTCAAGAATTTATCAAAGTAGAAAAATATTTTGTGTGTGATTTAACATCTAATAATAAAATGTTCAAAGTTTACGATCAATTTATAAATAAATTCTTTGATGTAAAATCAATGCAAATGTTCCAGAATACATTTAAGTTTATAGACTATTTTGCAGCTAATAAAAATATTATATATATAAATAGACCTAAATATATTGAAAGTTTTTCTAAAAAAATCAATAATTCTATAGAGATTACAGAAGATATAAAGAAAGTTCAAAAATCATTAAGAGAATTCTTGCATGAAGACTATAATTTAATAAAAACTTTAAATAATGGTGTAATATATCATCATGGAGGAATGCCTGAAAATATACGTTTATATGTAGAAAATGCTTTTTCAAAAATTAATGAAATCAAGTATGTAGTTACAACATCAACTTTATTACAAGGTGTAAATATCCCTGCTGAAAAAATATTTCTTTTAGATACAAAGAAAGGAAAGGGAAATTTAAATAGTGCCCAATTTAAAAACCTTGTAGGTAGAGTATGTAGATTTAGTGAAGTTTTTGATAGAGAGAATGGAAGTTTAAAACTACTTGAACCTAAAGTTTACATAGTTAAAAGTGAATATTCAAGTAACAACGCAAATATAGAAAACTTTTTAAAAGAAAGGGTAAAAGACAATAAAGTAATTATTGATGAAATTGATAATCCCTTAATCAAAACAAATCTTGAAGCACAATTAACAGAAGAAGAAATAGAACAAGTTAGAGAAGCAGAAGAATTTCAAGAGAATATAGAAGAGGGAACAAGTGAACTTGAAAATCTGAGAATTGTTACATCTGAAATTGCCAAGTCATGTTTTAAGAATAATATCCATGACTTTGACATATTTGAAAATCAATCACAACTTGAAGAAAACTATAATAATTCAAAAAATATAGAACCTGTATCAACATCAGATAGATTAATTTTTCTTATTGCACAAATATTTCTATTTAGAGTTAAATTAAAAGATGAACATGCAGATAATTTTAGACGTTTAGAAAATGATAAGGCAAAAGCTTTTTATTCTAAATTTCTTGAATGGAGAGCTTCTGGAACTTCATATAGAGAAATGATTAATAATTTTCTTTGGTACTGGGAAAATGTAAAAGAAGACTCAATTATTTACGTTGGAACTAGATGGGGAGAAATAACATCTCCTTATCAAGAGGGTTCTAGAGAATTATACATTAATTTATCTAATAAAAGTGATGCTCAAAAAGTTAATATAGCTATATTAAGAGTAAAAGAAGAACAAGACTTTGTAGATTTTAATTTAATGCCGTATGTAGAAATATTAAATGATTTAGACTTAATTGAAAGTAACTTTTACGATAAAATCAAATATGGAACTAGTGATACTTATATGATTAAATTATTAAAAGAAGGTTTTTCGATAGAACTTGCAAAAGTAATTAGAAGTGGTAATTATAATGATTATATTAATTTAGATCATGATTTAAAATTAAGAAGTGGTATAGTTCAAGCTATGCAAGATAATAATGAAAATGAAATATTAAAATTTGAAATACAATATTATATTAATGAGTAG
- a CDS encoding Hachiman antiphage defense system protein HamA — protein sequence MSLIKNSLQYKKLKQFNINLHMEDTNMISGISFHQNSEDNVYICYIEEFSDELKERIVEMLSSIWHGSVDAEERPQFSYNTTVKRFLERYQTKTPDTKKGMIGELLTHLLMPSYINLKAISIMKNKEENSIRKGFDIVYTDENNLIWYCEVKSGGDTNTTENIDTKNKSLLNKARKDIEEHSMGDRATLWESVLIDVNSTIFNSERRFDIKNILDEDHPDTENRNLKRNVILSSVLYKKLDTKICPNDLKRYKLNIDSENIFVGLIVFSIQKETYSKIEDFLISQFNENNNG from the coding sequence TTGAGTTTAATTAAAAATAGTTTACAATATAAAAAACTAAAACAATTTAATATTAATTTACATATGGAAGATACAAATATGATTTCAGGTATTAGCTTTCATCAAAATTCAGAAGATAATGTTTATATATGTTATATTGAAGAGTTTAGTGATGAATTAAAAGAAAGAATAGTAGAAATGCTTAGTAGCATTTGGCATGGTTCAGTTGATGCAGAAGAGAGACCTCAATTTTCTTATAATACAACAGTTAAAAGATTTTTAGAAAGATACCAAACAAAAACTCCTGATACAAAGAAAGGAATGATAGGAGAATTACTAACTCATTTATTAATGCCTTCATACATAAATTTAAAAGCAATATCAATTATGAAGAATAAAGAAGAAAATAGTATTAGAAAAGGTTTCGATATTGTATATACGGATGAGAATAACTTAATTTGGTATTGTGAAGTTAAATCTGGTGGAGATACAAATACTACAGAAAATATTGATACAAAAAATAAGAGTCTTTTAAATAAAGCAAGAAAAGATATAGAAGAACATTCAATGGGAGATAGAGCAACATTATGGGAATCTGTCTTAATAGATGTTAATTCAACAATTTTCAATTCAGAAAGAAGATTTGATATAAAAAATATTTTAGATGAAGACCACCCTGACACAGAAAATAGAAATTTAAAAAGAAATGTTATTTTAAGTTCAGTTTTATATAAAAAGTTAGACACAAAAATTTGTCCTAATGATCTCAAAAGATATAAGTTAAATATTGATTCAGAAAATATTTTTGTTGGATTGATAGTATTTTCTATACAAAAAGAAACTTATTCTAAAATAGAAGATTTTTTAATTAGCCAATTTAACGAGAATAACAATGGATAA
- a CDS encoding toprim domain-containing protein: protein MQYTKIPMNNLLEYLGFEVNNNKSSQSHIVMSDGTDKIIISRGKGYIKDGKTLGVGNYIYFNPQNNKDNGTIYNFCKNRNINIHQLVKGAKIKDYSHKIIISDTRYYDPEIKKEYDELTSYNKTTTKSLSKIRKINPSIIKEFDSIKIDQYKNIVFPTVTVQELKNTISYDKSKETSIQTLVVSGMNKKLLERPLTKDKNGNAYDKPINSLEKGKAGLTVLIPNNVKLKDITNIITGENSIDNLSYVEINKSNLSNTMLVSFNGSMKNEAIKAFNYLLDKKLPNLKNITAAFDNDIQGNKYDEKLKDIIKDKKLNLNVDKSKSKDWNEELTIFKKDLFSTYNKARNFEKSFTLELEK, encoded by the coding sequence ATGCAATATACTAAAATACCAATGAACAATTTACTTGAATATTTAGGCTTTGAAGTAAATAATAATAAATCTTCACAAAGCCATATAGTTATGTCTGATGGAACAGATAAAATAATTATCTCAAGAGGTAAAGGTTATATAAAAGATGGTAAAACTTTAGGTGTAGGTAACTACATCTATTTTAATCCTCAAAACAATAAAGACAATGGAACAATATATAACTTTTGTAAAAATAGAAATATTAATATTCACCAATTAGTAAAAGGTGCTAAAATAAAAGATTATTCTCATAAAATTATAATATCTGATACTAGATATTATGATCCAGAAATTAAAAAAGAATATGATGAATTAACTAGCTATAATAAAACTACTACAAAATCTTTGTCAAAGATAAGAAAAATCAATCCTTCTATAATCAAAGAATTTGATAGTATTAAAATAGATCAATATAAAAATATAGTATTTCCAACTGTTACAGTACAAGAACTAAAAAATACTATATCTTATGATAAATCAAAAGAAACCTCAATTCAAACTCTCGTAGTATCAGGAATGAATAAAAAATTACTTGAAAGACCTCTTACTAAAGATAAAAATGGAAATGCATATGATAAACCAATAAATTCTTTAGAGAAAGGGAAAGCAGGATTAACAGTACTTATTCCAAATAATGTAAAGTTAAAAGATATAACTAATATCATTACAGGAGAAAATAGTATTGATAACCTATCATATGTAGAGATAAATAAATCTAATCTGTCTAATACTATGCTTGTATCTTTTAATGGTAGCATGAAAAATGAAGCAATTAAAGCTTTCAATTATCTATTAGATAAAAAACTTCCTAACTTAAAAAATATAACTGCTGCATTTGATAATGATATACAAGGAAATAAATATGATGAAAAACTAAAAGATATCATCAAAGATAAAAAACTAAATCTAAATGTAGATAAGTCTAAATCTAAAGACTGGAATGAGGAATTAACAATATTTAAAAAAGATTTGTTTTCAACATATAATAAAGCAAGAAATTTTGAAAAATCTTTTACTTTAGAATTGGAGAAATAA
- a CDS encoding type IV secretory system conjugative DNA transfer family protein, producing MKAKLLIFLSSFLLIIPIFYIIVCIQFNLDILHSINILKELYTQQFIFKNKLKLEVYSSFAYASLPTIFAFITLIGSLKKQTYGYAKFADLSYILKKMKLNLKKGFTFCLVKGKTIKTDDRRSTLVIAAPGTGKTSGIVVPNLLTLSTSAIILDTKGEIEALTSRYRKEKLKNEILIFNPFGNDNSFYFNPFDKKTLNKIIEKRKKQFNEDEIDDKFDFNIKMELINQTLNVLFKSNSKESKEDTHFLNQAKMLFKFFAIYDLEKFKETNFFRLMRYPKLSREELLDEETLSKARELEETEEIELDDMKLFFTQVANDNSLDELIRDMARSFERTNTKEFKSIVTTYANKLTVFEDYRVKKAVEDMNLDFEDLRKKNITIYIKLKPKEIDTLSPLITIILETIGKELLDEENNNPNERVDFYLDEFVRFGKNPFLLELPTLSRSYNIPATYLVQTSAQVQKYYSLEDLKILSGSCAYNIIFTINDIDYAKMVSESIGNLTRNKQSETSQALKLFGSKNKSEEGYALLTPQDLMNIPNNEVIISVFGHKATPIKGKVNLYFKNRKLKRIVKKYGRKDN from the coding sequence ATGAAAGCAAAATTATTAATATTCCTAAGTTCATTTCTTTTAATAATACCTATATTCTATATAATCGTATGCATACAGTTTAATCTTGATATTTTACATTCAATTAATATATTAAAAGAGTTATATACTCAACAGTTTATTTTTAAAAACAAACTAAAACTAGAAGTTTATAGTTCTTTTGCATATGCAAGTTTACCTACTATTTTTGCTTTTATAACTCTAATTGGTTCATTAAAAAAACAAACATATGGTTATGCAAAATTCGCAGATCTTTCTTATATCTTAAAGAAGATGAAATTAAATCTAAAAAAAGGTTTTACTTTTTGCTTAGTAAAAGGGAAAACAATAAAAACTGATGATAGAAGAAGTACTCTAGTAATTGCTGCACCTGGAACTGGTAAAACTTCTGGGATAGTTGTACCAAACCTTTTAACATTATCTACAAGTGCAATTATTCTTGATACAAAGGGAGAGATTGAAGCACTTACTTCAAGATATAGAAAAGAAAAATTAAAAAATGAAATATTAATCTTTAATCCTTTTGGTAATGATAATAGCTTCTACTTTAATCCTTTTGATAAAAAAACATTAAATAAAATCATTGAAAAAAGGAAAAAACAGTTTAATGAAGATGAAATAGATGATAAATTTGATTTTAATATAAAAATGGAACTAATAAATCAAACACTAAATGTTCTATTTAAATCAAATTCAAAAGAGTCTAAAGAAGATACTCACTTTTTAAATCAAGCAAAAATGTTATTTAAATTTTTTGCAATATATGATTTAGAAAAGTTCAAAGAAACTAACTTCTTTAGACTTATGAGATACCCTAAACTATCAAGAGAAGAATTATTAGATGAAGAAACACTAAGTAAAGCAAGAGAACTTGAAGAAACAGAAGAAATAGAACTTGATGATATGAAACTATTTTTTACTCAAGTTGCAAACGACAATTCATTAGATGAATTAATAAGAGATATGGCAAGAAGCTTTGAAAGAACAAATACAAAAGAGTTCAAATCAATTGTAACTACATATGCAAATAAACTTACAGTTTTTGAAGACTATAGAGTTAAAAAAGCTGTTGAAGATATGAATCTTGATTTTGAAGACTTGAGAAAGAAAAATATCACTATTTATATTAAACTAAAACCTAAAGAAATTGATACACTTTCCCCATTAATCACAATAATATTAGAAACAATAGGGAAAGAACTTTTAGATGAAGAAAATAATAATCCAAATGAAAGAGTTGACTTTTATCTTGATGAATTTGTAAGATTTGGTAAAAATCCTTTTTTACTTGAGTTACCTACTCTTTCAAGATCATATAATATTCCAGCAACTTATTTAGTTCAAACATCAGCACAAGTACAAAAATACTACTCTTTAGAAGACTTGAAAATTCTATCTGGTTCTTGTGCTTACAATATCATCTTTACAATAAATGATATTGATTATGCAAAAATGGTTTCTGAATCTATTGGTAATCTCACTAGGAATAAACAAAGTGAAACATCACAAGCACTTAAATTATTTGGTTCTAAAAATAAAAGTGAAGAAGGCTATGCTTTACTTACTCCTCAAGACTTAATGAATATTCCTAATAATGAAGTAATAATTTCAGTTTTTGGACATAAAGCAACTCCAATAAAAGGGAAAGTTAATCTATATTTTAAAAATAGAAAATTAAAAAGAATTGTAAAAAAATACGGAAGAAAGGATAACTAA
- the mobC gene encoding plasmid mobilization relaxosome protein MobC — translation MSKDKYLRRHFYMDEDSLKSLSKLEKKYKKTGSMIVRNLLNKRASLKTLKFLEKQIQTNKKTQLLVSRLPNNINQIAHNLNEGAHNFDEYKFYEITEEFKDEVKELIFELRYNTRLLEEII, via the coding sequence ATGAGTAAAGATAAATACTTGAGAAGACATTTTTATATGGACGAAGATAGTTTAAAAAGTTTATCTAAACTTGAAAAGAAATATAAAAAAACTGGATCTATGATTGTAAGAAATCTATTAAATAAAAGAGCTAGTTTAAAAACACTTAAATTCTTAGAGAAACAAATACAAACAAATAAAAAAACTCAACTTTTAGTTTCTAGACTTCCTAATAATATTAATCAAATAGCTCATAACTTAAATGAAGGTGCACATAATTTTGATGAATATAAATTTTATGAAATTACAGAAGAATTTAAAGATGAAGTAAAAGAGTTAATCTTTGAACTAAGATATAACACAAGATTACTTGAGGAGATAATATGA
- a CDS encoding CpaF/VirB11 family protein, with translation MNRLLNNLIQVFDKYFQTQGANEIVILKEKELFLCVNGKWNEFKDEQLKKEILNDFLIFLANDREQQFNKKNRSLSTSIPGTNYRVQALHKTALNDQDFSINIRIPPKEIFPIESFKLATNLPYSYDDILNFISDRKNILISGGTGSGKTSLLNTLMKKIDLEERLVIIQDSPELKSKNRNQTSILVDKKDTGTFTYQDAIDAATRLFPERLILGELDTRNTLMSLRLNNTGHAGTISTVHANSAEDALYAMNLNIRFERDISDKTITEYISRAIDYIIQIERNKKTNEREIVEILDLKQYTKDL, from the coding sequence ATGAATAGATTATTAAATAATTTAATTCAAGTATTTGATAAATACTTTCAAACACAAGGAGCAAATGAAATAGTAATTTTAAAAGAAAAAGAACTATTTTTATGCGTAAATGGAAAATGGAATGAGTTTAAAGATGAGCAATTAAAAAAAGAAATATTAAATGATTTTTTAATATTTCTTGCAAATGATAGAGAACAACAATTTAATAAAAAGAATAGAAGTTTATCAACTTCTATTCCTGGAACAAATTATAGAGTACAAGCCTTACATAAAACAGCTTTAAATGATCAAGACTTTTCTATTAATATAAGAATCCCACCTAAAGAAATTTTCCCTATTGAATCATTTAAATTAGCTACTAATCTACCCTACTCTTATGATGATATATTAAATTTTATAAGTGATAGAAAAAATATACTTATAAGTGGTGGAACTGGCTCAGGAAAAACTTCTTTATTAAATACTCTTATGAAAAAAATTGATTTAGAAGAAAGATTAGTCATTATTCAAGACTCGCCAGAATTAAAGTCTAAAAATAGAAATCAAACTTCTATACTTGTAGATAAAAAAGATACTGGAACATTTACTTACCAAGATGCAATTGATGCAGCAACTAGACTTTTTCCAGAAAGATTGATATTAGGCGAATTAGATACAAGAAATACTCTTATGTCTTTAAGACTTAATAATACAGGTCATGCAGGAACAATTTCAACAGTTCATGCAAATAGTGCAGAAGATGCATTATATGCAATGAATTTAAATATTAGATTTGAAAGAGATATATCAGATAAAACAATAACAGAATATATCTCAAGAGCAATTGATTATATTATTCAAATAGAAAGAAATAAAAAAACAAATGAAAGAGAAATTGTTGAAATACTAGATTTAAAACAATATACAAAGGATTTATAA